In Bacteroidota bacterium, the following proteins share a genomic window:
- a CDS encoding ATP-binding cassette domain-containing protein, with amino-acid sequence MTVKVENLTKVYGDQKAIDNISFEVVKGDIVGFLGPNGAGKSTTMKIISCYTLPTSGIAYVNDYNIFETSIQQRKQIGYLPENNPLYETMYIKEFLLFIARIQGLTKGNNKRIDELISLTGLESEKKKKISELSKGYRQRVGLAQALIHDPEVLLLDEPTSGLDPNQVIDIRNLIKEIGKTKTIILSSHIMQEVQAMCNRVIIINKGKIIADDKTDVLLSKVSTKNTFKVKFKNIVKEAEIQDISGVEQIHSNGEYWEIASKDDDINEQLFHFAVKSKNIILEMTRKTENLEKVFQKLTISTSKN; translated from the coding sequence TTGACAGTTAAAGTAGAAAATTTAACAAAAGTTTACGGAGACCAAAAAGCAATTGATAACATTTCCTTTGAAGTGGTAAAAGGTGATATTGTGGGATTTTTAGGACCAAATGGTGCTGGAAAATCAACAACAATGAAAATAATTTCATGCTACACTCTTCCAACCTCAGGCATTGCTTACGTTAATGACTACAATATTTTTGAAACTTCAATTCAACAAAGAAAACAAATCGGTTATTTACCTGAAAACAATCCCCTTTACGAAACAATGTATATCAAAGAGTTCCTGCTATTCATTGCACGAATTCAAGGATTGACAAAAGGTAATAACAAAAGAATAGATGAATTAATTTCCCTAACAGGATTGGAAAGTGAAAAAAAGAAAAAAATAAGTGAATTGTCAAAAGGTTACAGGCAACGAGTAGGACTTGCTCAGGCATTGATTCATGACCCTGAAGTATTACTTCTCGATGAGCCTACCTCCGGTTTAGACCCAAATCAAGTAATTGACATCAGGAATCTTATAAAGGAAATTGGAAAAACAAAAACCATCATTTTATCTTCCCACATTATGCAAGAAGTACAAGCAATGTGCAACAGAGTGATAATTATTAACAAAGGGAAAATAATTGCTGATGACAAAACCGATGTTCTTTTGAGCAAAGTAAGTACAAAAAACACATTTAAAGTAAAATTTAAGAACATAGTAAAAGAAGCTGAAATTCAGGATATTTCCGGAGTAGAACAAATCCACAGTAATGGAGAATATTGGGAAATAGCTTCTAAAGATGATGATATTAATGAGCAACTATTTCATTTTGCAGTAAAGTCAAAAAATATAATTCTTGAAATGACTCGGAAAACTGAAAATCTTGAAAAAGTATTTCAAAAACTTACAATCAGCACTTCAAAAAATTAA